From Amyelois transitella isolate CPQ chromosome 4, ilAmyTran1.1, whole genome shotgun sequence, one genomic window encodes:
- the LOC106129336 gene encoding SET and MYND domain-containing protein 4, which yields MTQEMDGFFKKFHEKVNHSIDDVTRNNFANLECNAKRASYLCSLDVVKSYDLSADVVKCQTGGRFPVEKDIQKAKLLKDEGNKAVQKGDWAMALVMYSQSMLQMPAKETEELSIVFANRSAALNHLEQYEDSLADIRRCLALGYPRHLRYKVLERKARTLLLLKRNQEAVTAFQDTISALDEANKLDKEKRQKMRTDAKLMLEILNKGLILAGHPKDPEPLKTTPPKAKLPGKHNPLYPAASEAIQIDQDETRGRFAVATRDIEAGEMLLVERPYSAVLLGEFSKTHCQNCFIKCPIPLPCPKCPNVIFCGEKCLEAAQKSYHGFECSILPIIWKSGCSITCHIALRMITQNKKDYFVNMNKELQSKPSSPYKTEDYRNVYNLVAHEDKRTKQDFLHRAQMTAFLVKLLEISGYFNGKPRDKPITMEEIKSMGIDEKYKGDVELFGGLVLKNLEILQFNAHEVFELQCPKPKVGKNVLKHDGKSVFLAGAVFPTLALFNHSCDPSVVRYFCGERIVVRAVKNIKKGEEVSENYGPIFTTVPKEKRQADMKEQYWFDCHCVPCEQNWPLYGDMNENYMRFKCDSDRPCPNVVPVAHDCKEFMVQCGLCQQYTNILKGLKSLQDTEMLYRIGRGAMEEGKYGEAVKKFIEVLKLYDATLAPPYRSYYDCVQDLRRCMLAMGNYSIV from the exons atgaCACAAGAAATGGACGGTTTCTTCAAGAAATTCCACGAAAAAGTGAACCATAGCATTGACGACGTTACTCGAAATAATTTTGCTAATTTAGAATGCAATGCAAAACGCGCATCCTACTTGTGCAGTCTCGACGTTGTAAAAAGTTATGATTTAAGTGCCGACGTGGTGAAATGTCAGACAGGTGGCCGATTCCCAGTGGAGAAGGACATTCAGAAGGCGAAATTGCTGAAGGATGAAGGGAACAAGGCGGTGCAGAAAGGTGATTGGGCAATGGCGTTGGTCATGTACAGCCAAAGTATGCTGCAAATGCCAGCCAAAGAAA CTGAAGAACTATCTATCGTATTTGCGAACCGATCGGCAGCCCTGAACCATCTGGAGCAATATGAAGATTCCCTGGCTGACATCAGACGCTGTCTGGCCCTCGGTTACCCCAGGCACCTTCGATACAAAGTGCTGGAAAGGAAAGCGAGGACCCTGCTTCTACTGAAGAGGAACCAAGAAGCTGTCACTGCATTTCA AGATACAATAAGCGCGCTGGACGAAGCAAACAAATTAGACAAAGAAAAGCGTCAAAAAATGCGAACCGATGCAAAACTTATGCTGGAGATTTTAAACAAAGGGCTTATCTTGGCTGGGCACCCCAAAGACCCCGAGCCTTTGAAGACAACCCCGCCTAAAGCGAAGCTTCCAGGAAAGCATAATCCGTTATACCCTGCTGCTTCAGAAGCAATCCAGATAGATCAGGATGAAACACGGGGGAGATTCGCTGTAGCTACCAGGGACATAGAAGCAGGGGAAATGTTGCTGGTAGAGCGGCCGTACAGTGCGGTCTTGTTGGGGGAATTTTCAAAGACTCATTGTCAGAATTGTTTCATCAa atgcCCAATCCCGTTACCGTGTCCAAAATGTCCAAACGTGATATTCTGTGGCGAGAAATGCTTGGAAGCCGCCCAAAAATCATACCATGGTTTCGAATGCTCTATTCTACCAATCATATGGAAATCAGGCTGCTCGATCACCTGCCACATAGCCCTCAGGATGATAACACAGAACAAGAAGGACTACTTCGTCAATATGAATAAAGAATTACAAAGCAAACCTTCGAGTCCATACAAAACTGAAGATTAcagaaatgtttataatttagtaGCTCACGAAGATAAGAGAACTAAACAAGATTTCCTGCACAGAGCTCAAATGACGGCTTTTCTCGTGAAATTATTGGAAATTAGTGGCTATTTTAACGGTAAACCAAGGGATAAACCGATAACTATGGAGGAGATAAAATCTATGGGAAtagatgaaaaatataaagggGATGTGGAACTCTTTGGAGGACTAGTCTTGAAGAATCTCGAAATATTGCAGTTTAATGCTCATGAAGTTTTCGAGCTGCAATGTCCGAAGCCTAAAGTCGGGAAAAACGTTCTCAAACATGACGGAAAATCTGTTTTCTTGGCGGGAGCTGTATTTCCAACACTGGCTCTGTTCAACCACTCGTGCGATCCAAGTGTAGTGAG ATATTTCTGTGGCGAGAGAATAGTTGTGCGGGCCGTAAAGAACATCAAGAAAGGCGAGGAGGTATCAGAAAACTACGGGCCAATCTTCACGACGGTTCCAAAGGAGAAGAGGCAGGCGGACATGAAGGAGCAGTACTGGTTCGACTGCCACTGTGTCCCGTGCGAGCAGAACTGGCCTCTTTATGGCGACATGAATGAGAACTATATGCGATTcaa atGTGACTCAGATCGGCCGTGTCCTAACGTGGTGCCAGTGGCACATGACTGCAAGGAGTTCATGGTACAGTGCGGCTTGTGTCAGCAGTATACGAACATACTGAAGGGTCTTAAATCTTTACAG